The Bacteroidales bacterium region ATTCCGTACAGGACGATGTTTAAAACACCTTCTGCTTTTTCTTCCGATAAAGTACTGTGGGGGTTCGGCAGTAAAGTTGATTCAATGCCTCTCATAGCCATTACTATTCCTACGGCAGCATTTTTTATGTCATAAATTTGAAAATAACCGGTATCTACACCGCTTTGTAAAATTTTTCTGAAAATACTGTATTCTTCTTTATCATACAGTTTTTTTAATTTATCTACAAATTTGATGTGTCTTAAATTTGGATCTCGTAAAGCATTATGAAAGTTTGAGAGAATTTTGTTCGTTTGCAACCTAATCAGAATATAAGATTTTAACTTTTCTTGGGGGTTGTTTGTTTTATTAATTGCAGATAAAACTTTGTTTCTGTAAATTATTGCTTCTGATAAAATAACTGATTTAAATATTTCCTCTTTGCTTTTAAAGTAATAGTATATTGAACTTTTTGCATTTCCGCTTGCATTTGCAATATCTATCATTGTTGTTTTTTTGTAAGCAGATTTTTTAAAAACGGAGCGAGCAGTTTCTATTATTTGTTCCCTTTTTATACGTTGCTTTACAGTTAATCCCATAGCTTTTGAAGAAACACATGAATATGCTGAATGTTTTTGCTCAAAAAAGCCGCCTTGAAAAAGGCGGCTTTTTTATTAAATAATATTATATTTCAATTCCCACAACTAATATGTCATCTACTTGTTTATAATTTCTACCGCTTTTGTCTTTAAATGACATCCAGTAGTCAAGGTATTTAACCAACTCCTCTTTTTGTGCGTCCATTGATTTTTTATTGTTTTTCAGCAATATTTCTTTAAATACATTTGAACGTATTTTTTTATCTTTTTCTCCTCCGAATTGGTCAACAAAACCATCTGAGAATATGTATAATAAATCTCCTTTTTGAATATCTACAACATTATTTGTAAAAGATTCTTTTTCTCTCAAATAAATTCCGATAGGCATTCTGTCCGGTTTAATGCGTATTATTTCATCATCTCTCAGTATATATAACGGATTATACGCACCTGCAAATTGTAATTGCATATTATCCATGTCAATAATACATAAGGCAAGGTCCATTCCGTCTTTTGCTTCGTTTTCTTTTCCTGTTTGTCTGAGTGAACGTTTAACATTTTCTCTTAGCCTGTTAAGGATATGATTTGCTTGTAATATTTCTTCTTTATTAACGATTTCGTTTAAGAATGAAATTCCGAGCATACTCATAAAAGCTCCGGGAACACCGTGTCCGGTACAATCTGCTGCAACAATAACTGTTTTGTTTCCTCTTTGTGTTGCCCAGTAAAAATCACCGCTTACAATATCTCGAGGTTTGAACAGTACAAAGTGATTCCCGAGTATATCTTGTAAATAATCATCAGGAGGTAAAACAGCTTCTTGAATCCTACTTGCATAGTGAATACTGTCCATTATATGTTTTTGTTGCTTTTCAATTTTTTCTTTAGATTTTTCAACCTGCTCTTTTTGTTCCTGGATTTCATCTCTTTGAGCCGTAATTTCTTCGTTTTGCATCCTGATTTCTGCGGTTCTTTCTTTTACGGTTTGTTCGAGCTTTTCATTTTCTCTTTTCAGCTTTTTTGTGTATAATTTTATTATTACAAATATTGCAAGGATTCCGAGAACAAAGAAAACAAAATACGCCCAAAGTGTTCTGTACCAGGGAGGTAAAATTGTGAAGCTGTATTGTGCAACACTACTTTCTGTATCATAAATATTTCTTGCTTTAACTTCAAATGTGTAATCACCTTCAAAAAGATTTGTATATCTTGTATCACTTTTTTTAGTCCATTTTGACCACTTTTCGGTTTCGCCCAATAGTCTGTAACTATATACTGTTTGGTCGTTTCTTTCAAAATATGCCGCAGCCCATTCAAAAGCAATTTTATTATATTTAAAACTTAAAACAGGTATAATTTCTTTTTGCTGGAAAGATGTTATTGCCGGAATATTATCTATACTTTCGGAATAATTGCCTAAAAATAAGATTGAGTCACTTCCGGTAGAAACTTTTGATATTAATGTATTAAACTCAACCGAGTAATTTTTTATTATTGTTTTATCAAACTTAAATAAACCCTTTTCGTTCCCGATCCACACATAGTTTCCGTCAGGATATATACACAAGCTTGATTTTTGAGGCAATATTTTTGAGAAAACAGAGTCTTTTTCTAATTTGTCCTTTCCGATAAACCGTATTAATTGATGGTTTGCATTATTTGTATTTGTTTCGTAAATTGACATCCAATAACCGTCAGTATCTTCCCGGAAATTAAAAACGCCTTTCGTTGTATCTGCAAATTGTTTTCCGAAATCAAATAAATGAACAGCAGTTGTGTCTGTTGCATCCAAAGTATATAACCCTGCTCCGGAAGCAATTAATAATTTACCATTATATTTTTGCAAAAAATAGTCTTGTCCTAATAAATGTAGGTTTCTTGTGGAATCAACAACTGTTATTGAGTTGTCAAAAAAATCATCAAGAATTATTACCCCGCTGTTTGCTCCTAATGCTAAAAAATTTTCATCCTCATAAATACTTTTTATTTGATAATGAATACTGTCATGCTTCCCTTCGTTTGTCCATGTTCCGTTTTCATATTTAATTAAATATAATCCTTCAATACTGCCGACATATAAATATTCGG contains the following coding sequences:
- a CDS encoding TetR/AcrR family transcriptional regulator, whose amino-acid sequence is MGLTVKQRIKREQIIETARSVFKKSAYKKTTMIDIANASGNAKSSIYYYFKSKEEIFKSVILSEAIIYRNKVLSAINKTNNPQEKLKSYILIRLQTNKILSNFHNALRDPNLRHIKFVDKLKKLYDKEEYSIFRKILQSGVDTGYFQIYDIKNAAVGIVMAMRGIESTLLPNPHSTLSEEKAEGVLNIVLYGIVKR
- a CDS encoding SpoIIE family protein phosphatase, translating into MKKFFLFIIIVGLMPIMSFSQINKDGLPFIEKYTDKDYGDAGQVWAITQDKRGVMYFGCNYGLKTFDGKTWKSYNNPYSTIIKSLAVTDNNLVFYGSESDFGVLLPDSSGNINFYSLFIEYYPENTVQDFSSVWKTLIADNRVYFQSFEKIFYMDLPLKIDANGKLLNHIRHIEPDKTIFHLSFSVNNKLYIREWEKGLSIIKDDKAVLIPGGEQFAYSRIYGMLPYDENNILIVTRSSGFFLYDTSKNKNAISPFITSNDELIAGSSLYSCEMLHDGTYALGTFNNGIIVFDKKGNITQHLNEETGGLTSHYIYSTFCNQEIDNAPLWFFNDDDGIYCADYTGPFKKWNEYTGLPGGSVTDAIRHNGQLFLTTINAIYYLQDSLTVEKFVKIDNVSEGWDMTEFIVPETGEKKLLMGSSQGVFDVSPTGLNQIVELQQAYKLYQSTKNPEYLYVGSIEGLYLIKYENGTWTNEGKHDSIHYQIKSIYEDENFLALGANSGVIILDDFFDNSITVVDSTRNLHLLGQDYFLQKYNGKLLIASGAGLYTLDATDTTAVHLFDFGKQFADTTKGVFNFREDTDGYWMSIYETNTNNANHQLIRFIGKDKLEKDSVFSKILPQKSSLCIYPDGNYVWIGNEKGLFKFDKTIIKNYSVEFNTLISKVSTGSDSILFLGNYSESIDNIPAITSFQQKEIIPVLSFKYNKIAFEWAAAYFERNDQTVYSYRLLGETEKWSKWTKKSDTRYTNLFEGDYTFEVKARNIYDTESSVAQYSFTILPPWYRTLWAYFVFFVLGILAIFVIIKLYTKKLKRENEKLEQTVKERTAEIRMQNEEITAQRDEIQEQKEQVEKSKEKIEKQQKHIMDSIHYASRIQEAVLPPDDYLQDILGNHFVLFKPRDIVSGDFYWATQRGNKTVIVAADCTGHGVPGAFMSMLGISFLNEIVNKEEILQANHILNRLRENVKRSLRQTGKENEAKDGMDLALCIIDMDNMQLQFAGAYNPLYILRDDEIIRIKPDRMPIGIYLREKESFTNNVVDIQKGDLLYIFSDGFVDQFGGEKDKKIRSNVFKEILLKNNKKSMDAQKEELVKYLDYWMSFKDKSGRNYKQVDDILVVGIEI